cattgtaaatttaaataaaccgCGAAAATAGATTAGTTCTGCCATGTACCATCAACAACACTGGCATCGATAAACCGCCATGCTGTTTCCATtgaataacaactaagtttgcataCATACGTCATCCTTCAATTTAAGCAAAATGTCATAAAAacagttattaaaaaatgtgtcaTATTGAGCAAAAAACGTAAAATGTCTGTTATAGTTTCCAGAATGTGAATTATGTTTGTGTTGATGTATAACAGtttaatgttatttataatttgattatttgtattaataGGTTAATTCAGTAATCACAAACTTCCatcacaattaataaaaaaattattgttatttaagaGAAAGAATATTACAAGAGGAACGATGTGGATGCCCACCCATGTACAAGTAACTggtaagtaataaaattttttaaacccCTATTCTCAATTTGTGTTATTTTAGTTCAAAGAGCAGAAAAAATTCTCTTGAAAGGCAAAAACAACACTAATGATTGCTTTGTGACTATTGCTCTGGGTAAAACGAAATATCAGACATCAGTTAAGGAAAAATCTGGACAACAAGTTGAATGGCATGAGGAATGTGAACTGTAAGTAAGAATTGACCCATTTACCTTCTAATCCACATGAATCGGATTTATATACgtacaagaattttattatatgtcAAGATTACTTAACATTTGCATATTTCACACAGCAATTTGCAcataatgaatttgaaaatatttatgccTAACAACTGATCAGGGTTTCTTATGTATAGATTGTTagtaaagaaaaatcaaataatttgaaatttgaaggtaTTACAATTTAATATCTATAGGAGAAAGTACTGAAGTAACATAGTTAAATATGAATaagtaaaagaaatattttcaacttattgCTTTTTAAAcctcttattatttattaactgaATTCAGTCCATCACATATCGCAAATATCTCATGCCAGTGGCACAAGCTAAGTAAAAATCAACAAACAACaagaattgaatgttttttacaaaaaaaatatgaaatttttggtattttattttcatgagAAACACACTTTTTGAAAGTAATAGAAGTCTTATCacaatattttcacatttctcTTCTATAAAATGTGTGAAGgtaatatcagaaaaaaatacatattcaacaataacaagttcattgcaataaaatataaattgtttttaattgaatgaAATCAATGAACtttaatattaatgtttattttatgcTTGACCTCTCCATTATAGAATATTGTTAATGTAAGGAAGGGGTCATTCagtacatttaatttaattatatttgatgTCATCAACTATCTCACATAGTatatgtaaatttgaaaatctataATATACAATAACATTAGTACTGCCAGTTTGCATTTGGCAAAAGAGTTATGGACCCCTTGTAGATAAGTACAAGGGAAAATGTTAATAGGTGATTTAAAGAAGACATTGAAAACAAAGGAAAGAAACTATATAAGTTTTACTTCAAATAATTGACTGGAAAGAACTAGTGACTTCATGACAATCCCAGCTAAATTCCACTACTTACACCTATAAAAGAGTAAGaggatattaagaaaaattacaagAACATTAATAACCTTGAGttgtttttgagttattaatttcttatataatttcaaaaatacaaaatgatttGTTCTCGAAGGGTTTCTCATTAGCCCGTAGTCTTTgattgtttacaatttataattaaaataatattccaaataatacgagatattatttcatatatattgctactaaatataaaatacggctaaagatatttttgttatagatgttattgttttaaaatttgaaaagttggACCATTCAATATTTCTAACAGTATAACGTTTTTCACGACTGGCAATCAGGCtttgttataaaattacaaagaggaattatgaaatattataaaagtaatGATTTATTACTTCTTACAGAGGAATGGCGACATGTATGtacatttattaaataaacattattgaCTTGGCTATTATTTCTTCTATCAATACAATGTAAAAGCAACATAATGTAATAATAGTATCATCCCTTTCATGTGCCTGAAGttgtaaattaattaatttgtccAAAATTACATAACTTGGAAGTAatattaaaagaagaaaaattataaaaagctaaatagattgaaaaaaataaaatacatgtATAGGGTTTATTAAAGAcaattagtttaaaattaatattaaaatccaaaaatgtgTAAATACATTATATGTctcaactgaaataaaaaattaaatattatcttgAGTACAATCAAAagtgttgaaaaaattatatttaaaatggaGTTCTGCCTCAATATAACTATTATCAAGGTGAAGCATGTAATAAAACTTTcctatatttctaaaaataatcaaaaaaaattgtcaaaactATAATGAACttattatacgaggatggtccctgAAGTACcaggcccaacaaagaaaacacaaaaattttgaaaaaatatatttatttttcaatgtgaTCTCcatttagctccatacacttttcctagcaatgttcaataaattcaataacctttttataataagaatcgtcaagctcctcaacaTTTCCATTAACTGCTGAAATCAcctctttattgttggaaatctttgaccacctaaccattttttcaatatgggtgCATGacgtagcaattcaaactttagtTCATTAGTAACTgatgtgagctggtgcattgtcttgatgaaaccaCACTTtattcttaaccaaatgcggctattttttacttgatttcttcgttcaaaCGTTCACATAATACtcgccattgatagtttttctcttttcaaggcagtgaatgaaaattatcctacgcgcatcccaaaaaaccgacgtcatgaccttgcctgcagatgaaacggcttttgccttctttggaaccagTTCTCCCTTTtaagtccattgttttgattgtacttttattttgagtgatggatccacgtttcaaCCATGGTAATGAAACAGCGTAAAAATTcgactttatttctgtgaaacattatATACTTCTATATAATACTTGAAGTGCCTACTATGCTAGCTCaagcactttcagtcgacgaaaATACAGTACCGCTTTAGGGATTTTTCTTTTCTGAAATTGTCACCTCATTTGTTCGTACAATGCGATGCTGGACTTCGctggtcgtacggcctcgtttaaactttgctacccaatatttaactgttgataatgaaagagcagtctcacccagactagaatctagttcagcttttatattgggtgggctaaggcctttcaaataaaagtatggTATCACATAACGacgaccaattttttccatgtctacaaattcactgaaaacattcactattgatggctgccaaacaaatactcaACAACATGGCATCTTCATACTTGAAACAAAGCTGTATAGATCTTCTACTTTCTAATACAGAGCTATTTTCCAACTACCACCAaattagaattttgaaaaataatcatatatgAAATCCTTCAAGAACACCTTTTATATCTTgttgatatttaaaattatatatccaCTTGTCAATTGCAACAAATTCTCTGTTAAACTACATTGTATCTTATGTATATTCTGGGTTTATTTACTATAATCACCAACTGTGAACAGAAATTGTGCTTCTCAATCAGAAGTGATGAATTTCTACATTTCGATCTAAATTTTGGACAAATTACTTGTATAAATCTACAAATTGATTAAGTGAAAAGAGCTTggattgattattatttcaaaaatgtgatcTATAGACATTAACTGAAGATGATCATTTTCCACAAGTATTATCAGAAACATTAAAGACATTTATATTGTTCTATTTCAGGCCAATACCAGATCAGGGTAATACAgcagaaattattttaacagtGCTGCATCATAACTACCTAGGTATAGATGAATTTTTAGGCAGAGTTAATATTCCATTGAATACTTTGGATATTTATGAGAGACCTAAGAACAAATGGTTTGAGTTACAAAGTAAACCAGGTATGTAATTCTTGTAACTATAAGATACATTCATAATTTCTCTATTTACTAAATTTCTTATCATTGTAAACATTATAGGTAAGAATTCAAAAAAAGAAAGAGGACAACTGGAAGTAAAAATAGGATTCACTGTAAAATCGGGTAGTTTAACTAATTTAagtaaaaaggaaaaacataAATCTTCTTTATCTCATGTTGCTCAATCTGTTGGAGGAAGTTTGATGAGCTTAGGGAGTGCAGAAAAGAGGAAAGGTATCAAAAAATTTGCCAAATCCATAggatcaaaaatgaatttgaaaggaaaaaagaaagattATAGTGATGGCTCTTCTATTGGAAGTGTTGGGAGTTTGACTATACAAAGTGAGAATGAGAAATTTCATAGTAAACAGTCTTTTGATGATGCCGATCCTGGTGTGGTTAGTGATGAGGATGACTTCATGgtaagaaattaacaaaaatttttcacgcGCTGTAGCAtggatttttcttcaattattcaCAAatgtaacaatatatttatataaaattagacTGTTTCATACAAATCAGAACAGCTGCTTGTACTCCTTTTTGTAAACATTGCTATTTTTAATCTTCACAAAATGTGATTAATTTTGGTCCGTTTCAATCTATGATGTTATTATTACAGGTATCCCTAATGgtgttgaaatttatatttgattccaaCATATAATTGTTATAACTGTTTTtccaaataagtttttttcCTC
This portion of the Diorhabda sublineata isolate icDioSubl1.1 chromosome X, icDioSubl1.1, whole genome shotgun sequence genome encodes:
- the LOC130451737 gene encoding rab11 family-interacting protein 1 isoform X2, whose product is MWMPTHVQVTVQRAEKILLKGKNNTNDCFVTIALGKTKYQTSVKEKSGQQVEWHEECELPIPDQGNTAEIILTVLHHNYLGIDEFLGRVNIPLNTLDIYERPKNKWFELQSKPGKNSKKERGQLEVKIGFTVKSGSLTNLSKKEKHKSSLSHVAQSVGGSLMSLGSAEKRKGIKKFAKSIGSKMNLKGKKKDYSDGSSIGSVGSLTIQSENEKFHSKQSFDDADPGVVSDEDDFMLDDLSHKSSASSLNHPISIKTASPILKNSSIENISHTEKKSASASIPPIKPPRIDQKPPQDEWESKLIGNKPRDKHELLSDHETPINNSSERIIIGGETEIKVPAQNYRISNELLQKYEGKSRKDLILSLVETKNDLEKQKKKLKDLEDYLDDLLLRVMETTPCILQNPYVTCKMAAKHTKMTS